In Dysgonomonadaceae bacterium zrk40, one genomic interval encodes:
- a CDS encoding metallophosphoesterase, which produces MSLSLWVFISCRSHKALFVVLPDTQTYLEAYPEVLESQFNWISDNHNMIDALIHVGDLTQDNHPVEWMLLSRYFSDIEEIALPYTFSLGNHDMGSKPGLFADQHDTSLANRFFPVSRFKTKKEWGGSHDQMTIDNHYITLRAGGKEWLIMSLEFGPSDDVLDWANRVAEENRDKWIIVNTHAYLYSDSTLLDNGDWWRPQSYGIGKDTTRTVNDGAQIWEKFASNHPNIVALFCGHVLNEGVGTLVSNGKQGNKVYQMLANYQRGVKGSEKGGNGYLRIVTFDRKKGTLEVKTYSTLEDKYHPSPVHNFIFTDLKLNDRQKRH; this is translated from the coding sequence ATGTCGTTGTCACTGTGGGTATTCATCTCGTGCCGTTCCCACAAAGCGCTTTTTGTAGTGCTCCCCGATACACAAACATATCTGGAAGCCTACCCGGAAGTATTGGAATCACAGTTCAACTGGATTTCCGACAACCACAACATGATAGATGCCCTTATTCATGTGGGGGACCTTACACAGGATAACCATCCCGTGGAGTGGATGCTGCTCTCCCGCTACTTTTCCGATATCGAAGAAATTGCGTTACCTTACACCTTTTCACTGGGTAACCACGACATGGGAAGTAAACCGGGTCTATTTGCTGATCAACACGACACCTCACTGGCCAACAGGTTCTTCCCGGTGAGCCGCTTCAAAACGAAAAAAGAGTGGGGAGGGAGTCATGATCAGATGACTATTGACAACCATTACATCACGCTTCGTGCGGGAGGTAAAGAGTGGCTTATTATGAGTCTTGAGTTCGGCCCATCTGATGATGTCCTCGACTGGGCAAACAGGGTGGCTGAAGAGAATCGGGATAAATGGATAATCGTCAACACGCATGCCTATCTCTACAGCGACAGTACACTGCTTGACAATGGTGACTGGTGGCGACCGCAATCCTACGGAATTGGAAAAGACACCACCCGTACTGTCAACGATGGGGCACAAATATGGGAGAAATTTGCATCTAATCATCCCAATATCGTGGCCCTGTTTTGTGGACATGTTCTCAACGAAGGAGTAGGCACCCTTGTGAGCAACGGCAAACAGGGGAACAAGGTGTATCAAATGTTGGCAAACTATCAAAGAGGAGTGAAGGGCTCAGAAAAAGGAGGCAACGGTTACCTGCGGATTGTCACCTTTGACCGGAAGAAAGGAACGCTGGAGGTGAAAACCTATTCTACACTGGAAGACAAATATCATCCATCTCCGGTGCACAATTTTATTTTCACTGATCTGAAACTGAACGATCGGCAGAAAAGACACTGA
- the dut gene encoding dUTP diphosphatase produces MRIRIVNQSKHPLPAYATALAAGMDLRANIDEPLMLKPLERILVPTGLYLQLPEGYEAQLRPRSGLALRHGITLLNSPGTIDADYRGEIGVILVNLSDEPFTILDGERICQMVVAQHSRIEWEPVASLSETGRGDGGFGHTGKK; encoded by the coding sequence ATGAGAATCAGGATTGTGAACCAGTCGAAACACCCTTTGCCCGCCTATGCCACCGCGCTCGCCGCAGGGATGGATTTACGGGCCAATATTGATGAGCCATTGATGCTGAAGCCTCTGGAGCGAATCCTCGTGCCTACTGGTCTCTATCTGCAATTACCGGAGGGCTATGAAGCCCAACTTCGTCCCCGCAGCGGGTTGGCTCTCCGTCATGGCATCACACTGCTCAACAGTCCCGGCACCATTGATGCCGATTACCGGGGCGAGATTGGGGTGATTCTGGTGAATCTCTCCGATGAACCTTTCACCATCCTGGATGGTGAACGCATTTGTCAGATGGTGGTGGCACAGCACTCCCGCATAGAGTGGGAACCGGTAGCGTCACTCAGCGAGACAGGACGTGGCGACGGTGGATTTGGACATACCGGAAAAAAGTAA
- a CDS encoding beta-glucosidase → MKKGLYTTLAMIITATLFFTACGNNNRKKTASPEERRTITFASDEELLNYIQHSHLNYMWEGAEPTSGLARERIHIDGNYPQNDASVVTTGGSGFGLAGLIVGIERGFIPREEGVERLHTIADFLATADRFHGIWPHWLEGSTGKTKPFSKKDNGGDLVESAFLMQGLLIVREYFKNGNPVEQALAAKIDILWREMEWDWHLNGQDVLYWHWSPDYGWEMNFPLEGYNECLITYILAASSPTHPIPASAYHNGWARGGEIKSSKSAFGYPLILRHNGAEVYGGPLFWSHYSYIGLSPKGLSDRYADYWELNRNHTLINHAYCAQNPKGFKGYSDACWGLTASYSVEGYTGHKPMENDRGVITPTAALSSFPYTPEESMKALKHFYFELGDSIWGKYGFYDAFSIEHEWYPQRYLAIDQLTIAPMIENHRSGLLWNLFMGAPEVQEGLKKLEFK, encoded by the coding sequence ATGAAAAAAGGTTTATACACGACACTGGCAATGATTATTACGGCCACTCTCTTCTTCACTGCCTGTGGCAACAACAACAGAAAAAAAACAGCCTCCCCGGAAGAGAGACGAACGATCACATTCGCATCGGATGAAGAGCTGCTCAATTACATCCAGCACAGCCATCTCAACTATATGTGGGAAGGTGCAGAGCCCACCTCCGGACTGGCTCGAGAACGGATTCACATCGACGGCAACTACCCACAAAACGATGCTTCTGTGGTGACCACGGGCGGCAGCGGTTTCGGCCTGGCAGGACTGATTGTCGGCATTGAACGAGGATTCATTCCCCGTGAAGAGGGTGTGGAGCGGTTGCATACAATTGCCGATTTTCTGGCTACTGCCGACCGTTTCCACGGGATATGGCCCCACTGGTTGGAGGGTTCCACCGGAAAGACAAAACCCTTCAGCAAGAAAGACAACGGCGGAGACCTGGTGGAGAGCGCCTTTCTGATGCAGGGACTACTCATCGTACGTGAGTATTTCAAGAATGGTAACCCGGTAGAGCAGGCACTCGCTGCCAAGATCGACATCCTCTGGCGGGAGATGGAATGGGACTGGCACCTCAACGGGCAGGATGTACTCTACTGGCACTGGAGTCCTGACTACGGCTGGGAGATGAACTTCCCATTGGAGGGATACAACGAGTGCCTCATCACCTATATCCTGGCAGCTTCCTCACCCACCCATCCCATCCCGGCATCGGCATACCACAACGGGTGGGCACGGGGAGGTGAGATTAAAAGCAGCAAAAGTGCCTTTGGCTATCCTCTGATTCTCCGACACAACGGAGCTGAGGTATATGGCGGTCCACTCTTCTGGTCACACTACTCCTACATAGGTCTCAGTCCGAAGGGACTGAGCGACCGGTATGCCGACTACTGGGAGCTGAACCGCAATCATACTCTGATCAATCATGCCTATTGTGCGCAGAACCCAAAAGGGTTCAAAGGATACAGCGATGCCTGCTGGGGACTCACCGCAAGTTACTCGGTGGAAGGGTACACCGGCCACAAGCCAATGGAGAACGACCGTGGAGTGATCACCCCCACGGCAGCACTCTCCAGCTTCCCTTACACACCTGAAGAGTCGATGAAGGCATTGAAACATTTCTACTTCGAACTGGGAGACAGCATCTGGGGAAAATATGGCTTCTACGATGCCTTCAGCATCGAACATGAGTGGTACCCACAACGCTATCTCGCCATCGACCAACTCACCATCGCCCCGATGATCGAGAACCACCGCAGCGGACTGCTATGGAACCTTTTTATGGGTGCACCAGAGGTTCAGGAAGGCCTAAAGAAGCTAGAATTCAAATAA
- a CDS encoding RagB/SusD family nutrient uptake outer membrane protein, with protein MKLNKIYIWLIFAAIYSLALGGCSDLLDQKPQGEWVEGDEGSGGSFQSDIFTLYAKLRGYHVTSGTTALAIHSFRSEDAEKGSTASDGAAHGRMFDDFEYIATNGLIGSYWTANYEIIILANKILDDIAMSEAEKGVLSEGDLINRSEAHFFRAFAFFNLVRAFGDVPKIDFRIVNAEEANIPKSPAAEIYALIDADLETAEAHLPQSWPPVYTGRLTWGAARALHARTYMMRNDWNNMHTAAMEVIQSGLYNLNTPYNQIFRETGENSSESVFELQCTATASQPGSNDIGSQFAQVQGVRGAGEWNLGWGWHTPTEFLADAFEEGDPRRNETLLYFIKTGGDPSSIPANQPYGEKPISNADVINKYYNKKAYTNPSLRATYTKGGYWYNIRLIRYADVVLMAAEAANELGSTGEASDHLEMVRARARGTNASLLPKVTTTNQAEMRDAIRHERRVELGMEFDRFYDLVRWGIAQEVLHAAGKTGYQEKHELLPLPQNEVDKSNGVLVQNPNY; from the coding sequence ATGAAACTGAACAAGATATATATTTGGCTCATCTTTGCAGCAATTTACTCTCTAGCCCTTGGTGGCTGTTCCGACCTCCTGGACCAAAAGCCACAGGGCGAATGGGTAGAAGGCGATGAGGGTAGCGGCGGTTCTTTCCAGTCCGACATCTTCACCCTCTATGCAAAACTACGCGGTTACCACGTCACTTCTGGTACCACTGCCCTCGCCATCCACTCCTTCCGCTCCGAGGATGCCGAAAAAGGGAGCACCGCCTCCGACGGTGCCGCACACGGCAGGATGTTCGACGACTTCGAATACATCGCCACCAACGGCCTGATCGGCTCCTACTGGACTGCTAACTACGAGATCATCATCCTGGCCAACAAGATCCTCGACGATATTGCAATGAGTGAAGCAGAAAAGGGAGTCCTCTCTGAGGGTGACCTGATTAACCGATCGGAAGCCCACTTCTTCCGTGCGTTTGCCTTCTTCAACCTGGTACGAGCCTTCGGCGATGTACCCAAGATCGATTTCCGAATTGTGAATGCCGAAGAGGCCAACATCCCCAAATCACCCGCCGCTGAAATCTATGCACTGATCGACGCTGACCTGGAGACAGCAGAGGCCCATCTGCCGCAGAGCTGGCCACCAGTATACACCGGCCGCCTCACCTGGGGTGCCGCAAGGGCACTTCATGCGCGCACCTACATGATGAGAAACGATTGGAACAACATGCACACCGCAGCGATGGAGGTGATCCAATCTGGACTCTACAACCTCAATACCCCCTACAACCAAATCTTCCGCGAGACGGGAGAGAACAGCAGCGAGTCTGTATTCGAACTGCAATGTACCGCCACTGCCTCTCAACCCGGCTCCAACGACATCGGCAGCCAGTTTGCACAGGTGCAGGGTGTAAGAGGTGCTGGCGAATGGAATCTTGGATGGGGGTGGCACACCCCTACGGAGTTTCTGGCAGACGCTTTTGAGGAGGGAGACCCCCGAAGAAACGAGACACTGCTCTATTTTATCAAGACGGGAGGTGATCCCTCTTCCATCCCGGCGAATCAACCCTACGGTGAGAAACCTATCTCCAACGCCGATGTGATCAACAAGTACTACAACAAGAAAGCCTATACCAACCCCAGCCTGCGGGCCACCTATACAAAGGGAGGGTACTGGTATAACATCCGGCTGATACGTTACGCCGACGTGGTGCTGATGGCGGCCGAAGCTGCCAATGAACTGGGAAGTACCGGAGAAGCGTCAGATCATCTTGAAATGGTCAGGGCGAGAGCGCGCGGCACAAATGCATCCCTACTACCCAAAGTGACCACAACTAACCAGGCAGAGATGCGCGATGCCATCCGCCACGAGCGTCGGGTGGAGCTGGGCATGGAGTTCGACCGATTCTACGACCTGGTACGCTGGGGCATCGCCCAAGAGGTGCTGCATGCTGCCGGCAAGACCGGTTATCAGGAGAAACATGAACTGCTTCCCTTGCCACAGAACGAGGTTGACAAATCAAACGGTGTACTGGTACAGAATCCTAACTATTAA
- a CDS encoding beta-glucosidase, with product MNRAIGIWTGILCSILLWGCGSSDEQPPPAFFHLETIRIGEVADAHSYHHLDPSLVVTFRFSEPVDPVTMEANITLQHKSGERIELHFTPDQSELHIEAVNRLVAFSDYRLEIHNGLRALSGSRITTGKIFPLTTGLDSTDKFSRIPDEELLTLVQRHTFRYFREFAHPVSGMARERTSSGNTVTTGGTGFGVMAMIVATERAFITREEALQQVQQIATFLEQKATRYHGAFAHWIHGETGETIPFSTYDDGADLVETALLMQGLLTARQYFNRTTPEETTLREVITRLWEAVEWDWFHKGEEQVLYWHWSPTYGWQKNLPISGWNESLIVYLLATSSPSHAINREMYEHGWARGGNMTNNATYYGYRLPLGPPQGGPLFFAHYSFLGIRPEGLSDRYADYWEQNRNHALINYNHCVANPNGYYGYGKECWGLTACDGDKGYSAHSPSNDRGVIAPTAALSSIPYTPEESMRALHFFYYKLGDRIWTDYGFTDAFNLSERWFTNQQLAINQGPIILMIENHRSGLLWDLLMNDDEIKWGLTLLGFLW from the coding sequence ATGAACAGAGCAATTGGTATATGGACAGGCATCCTCTGCTCCATCCTCCTCTGGGGTTGTGGCAGTAGCGACGAACAACCGCCACCCGCCTTTTTCCATCTGGAGACCATTCGGATCGGTGAGGTGGCGGATGCTCACTCCTACCATCACCTGGACCCCTCACTGGTGGTCACCTTTCGTTTTTCGGAACCGGTTGACCCTGTCACGATGGAAGCCAACATTACCCTGCAGCACAAGAGTGGTGAAAGGATAGAACTTCACTTCACCCCGGACCAGTCGGAACTCCATATCGAAGCGGTGAACAGACTGGTTGCCTTCAGCGACTATCGCCTCGAGATACACAACGGCCTGAGAGCCCTTTCCGGCAGTAGGATCACCACGGGAAAGATTTTCCCGCTCACCACGGGTCTGGACAGTACCGACAAGTTCTCTCGCATTCCTGACGAGGAGCTGCTGACACTGGTACAGCGACATACTTTCCGCTATTTCCGCGAATTCGCCCACCCAGTGAGTGGCATGGCCCGCGAACGGACTAGTTCGGGTAACACCGTCACCACCGGTGGTACCGGTTTTGGCGTGATGGCAATGATAGTCGCGACCGAAAGAGCATTTATAACCCGGGAAGAGGCACTCCAACAGGTGCAGCAGATCGCCACCTTCCTAGAGCAGAAAGCCACCAGGTACCACGGTGCCTTTGCCCATTGGATCCATGGTGAGACGGGTGAAACAATCCCTTTCAGCACCTATGATGATGGAGCCGACCTGGTGGAGACCGCGCTGCTTATGCAGGGACTGCTCACTGCCAGGCAGTACTTCAACCGCACCACGCCGGAGGAAACAACCCTGAGGGAGGTGATCACCCGACTGTGGGAAGCGGTTGAATGGGACTGGTTTCACAAAGGAGAGGAACAGGTGCTCTACTGGCATTGGAGCCCCACATACGGATGGCAGAAGAACTTGCCCATCAGCGGATGGAACGAGAGTCTGATCGTCTACCTGCTCGCCACCTCCTCCCCTTCGCACGCAATCAACAGGGAGATGTATGAGCATGGATGGGCACGTGGCGGCAACATGACCAACAACGCCACTTACTACGGGTATCGGCTTCCGCTGGGACCACCACAGGGAGGACCACTTTTCTTCGCCCACTACTCCTTCCTGGGCATTCGCCCAGAGGGGTTGAGCGACCGTTATGCCGACTACTGGGAACAGAACAGGAACCATGCCCTCATCAACTACAACCATTGTGTGGCAAATCCTAATGGCTACTACGGCTATGGCAAAGAGTGCTGGGGACTTACCGCCTGTGACGGCGACAAGGGTTACAGCGCGCACTCACCCTCCAACGACCGTGGTGTAATAGCACCCACAGCAGCGCTCTCCTCTATACCCTACACGCCGGAAGAATCGATGAGAGCACTCCACTTCTTCTACTACAAGCTGGGAGACAGGATTTGGACTGATTATGGCTTTACCGATGCATTCAACCTCTCGGAGAGATGGTTCACCAATCAACAACTCGCCATCAACCAGGGACCGATCATCCTGATGATTGAGAACCACAGGAGCGGACTACTATGGGACCTACTGATGAACGACGATGAAATTAAATGGGGACTTACCCTGCTGGGATTTCTTTGGTAA
- a CDS encoding LamG domain-containing protein, whose product MKKTAYLLILMMTGVIFTSCFQDLGQNPPFDFPEQPTPPPIGADGQMFYLSFDEDLEDYQSLMEAAVVGTPTFTDGKSGKAYAGAVNSYLTFDVANMAAPLGSSMTFTFWYKVNGTPDRAGILVIGPPHEGKPANAQNNRTAGIRIFRENAGGKQRVKANVGNGTADSWLDGGTKADLDPATAGWVHVALVLSPDKASFYMAGVEVAASNFTGISWNGCDIMSIGSGAPRFNEWGHLSDQSLIDDVRIYNKALPASEIERLSNQ is encoded by the coding sequence ATGAAGAAAACAGCATATCTCCTAATTCTGATGATGACAGGGGTCATCTTCACCTCCTGCTTTCAGGACCTGGGACAGAACCCCCCATTCGACTTCCCCGAACAGCCCACGCCACCTCCCATCGGTGCGGACGGTCAGATGTTCTACCTCTCTTTCGATGAGGATCTGGAGGATTACCAAAGCCTGATGGAAGCCGCTGTAGTGGGCACACCCACCTTTACAGACGGCAAGAGCGGCAAGGCTTATGCCGGCGCTGTCAACAGCTACCTCACCTTTGACGTGGCCAACATGGCGGCACCGCTCGGCAGTTCCATGACTTTCACCTTCTGGTACAAGGTGAACGGCACCCCCGACCGGGCAGGCATCCTGGTGATCGGCCCTCCGCATGAGGGAAAACCAGCCAATGCGCAAAACAACCGCACTGCCGGCATCCGTATCTTCCGTGAAAATGCGGGAGGCAAACAGCGGGTGAAAGCCAATGTCGGAAATGGTACGGCAGACAGCTGGCTAGACGGTGGGACAAAGGCTGACCTGGATCCGGCAACGGCCGGATGGGTTCATGTCGCCCTGGTGCTGTCACCCGACAAAGCCTCCTTTTACATGGCAGGGGTGGAGGTGGCTGCGTCCAACTTCACCGGTATCAGCTGGAATGGTTGCGACATCATGTCGATCGGCTCGGGTGCACCCCGCTTCAATGAATGGGGACACCTCTCTGACCAAAGCCTGATCGATGATGTGCGCATCTACAACAAGGCCCTCCCTGCATCGGAGATAGAAAGGCTGTCAAATCAATAA
- a CDS encoding TonB-dependent receptor: MKLKIAIILHLLLFTFLLSAQQTVTVTGMVTEGATGDPAIGVTVLVKGTTIGTVTDYDGNYTLENVPSNATIQYSYIGMLSVEEPLNGRTTINVVMNEDVQALEEVVVIGYGSAKKRDLTGSIVSVSAEEIANRPTTNLLSSVQGKVAGVQIVNSGRAGQDPEVRIRGTNSINGYSPLYVVDGLFSDNINYLNPADIESMEILKDPSSLAIFGVRGANGVIIVNTKRAKRGQTVVNFNSSLGFKEVTHMMPMANAAQFRELYDEQRVNQGLSSFDYSDWQADTNWQDVIFQQGFLTNNNVSITGSGEKNRFYLGIGYTSEEGNIKYEKYSRLTLNLSSEYSVSEALRFGYQVNASRTNPTDAKGVSGAIRAAPIAPLYDATEGLIHTLPDFQRAQVWNPLIEVEARANHAQAQNHRAAGNIYGEVDFLEHFSFKSTFSLDYAVNESRSLSPIITVYNPDIEGAENLTTSESVSQSKSTRTVAQSDYILTYNNSFGYHNLTATAGVTTNFTEYSSLGGSRSQNIEEIIFSVPSDDTDKWWISSLSNKSMSNSGSQYKRFTMSYLLRGLYNFQNRYLFNASYRRDGASVFRSVGNTWDDFYSFGAGWVASEEDFMKGLALIDYLKFKGSWGVLGSQNTGGYNYPTYPRLQSSGSAVFGDNIITGYSVQYLPQDLNWEKTYAWEAGVEVNLLDNRLRIEPVFYNKTTRDIIVMLAGFSGAKNSLENLGEIRNRGLELSATWNDQIGSDGLSYSLAGNFTTIDNKVLSLGRGPEDAIFASGGISRSLEGYPVGHFFGYKVAGVYQNREDVKTYYPNSVGSVAPGDLKFEDINRDGAITQEDRTMIGNPTPDFSYGLSLNLDYHNFDFDVEMMGVYGNEIYRTWDDPTYAQLNYLTNRMDRWNGEGTSNWEPILNPSRSINLINSNYFIEDGSFFRIRNVQLGYTFETELLQRVYLKSLRLFANVQNLKTWTRNTGYTPEIGGSALAFGIDGGTYPMPMIYTFGLNLTF; the protein is encoded by the coding sequence ATGAAATTGAAAATCGCAATCATTCTGCATCTGCTGTTGTTCACTTTCCTGTTGTCCGCACAACAGACCGTAACGGTTACCGGTATGGTGACGGAAGGAGCAACCGGTGATCCGGCAATCGGTGTCACCGTATTGGTAAAAGGCACTACAATCGGTACCGTGACCGATTATGACGGGAACTACACCCTTGAGAACGTGCCTTCCAACGCAACCATTCAGTACAGTTACATCGGTATGCTCTCGGTAGAAGAACCCCTCAACGGCCGCACTACCATCAACGTGGTGATGAACGAAGATGTGCAGGCACTGGAAGAGGTGGTGGTGATCGGTTACGGCAGTGCCAAGAAACGTGACCTGACCGGATCTATCGTCAGCGTAAGTGCCGAGGAGATCGCCAACAGGCCAACCACCAACCTCCTATCTTCCGTGCAGGGTAAGGTGGCCGGTGTTCAAATCGTTAACAGTGGCCGTGCCGGACAGGACCCGGAAGTCCGTATCCGCGGTACCAACTCCATCAACGGTTACTCCCCGCTCTACGTGGTGGACGGACTCTTCTCCGACAACATCAACTACCTCAACCCTGCTGATATAGAGTCAATGGAGATCCTGAAAGACCCCTCCTCGCTTGCTATTTTCGGTGTCCGGGGAGCCAACGGGGTGATCATCGTCAACACGAAAAGGGCTAAACGGGGCCAGACAGTGGTCAACTTCAACAGTTCACTCGGCTTCAAGGAAGTGACCCACATGATGCCGATGGCCAACGCGGCTCAGTTTCGCGAGTTGTATGACGAACAGCGTGTTAACCAGGGACTATCCAGCTTCGATTACAGTGACTGGCAAGCAGACACCAACTGGCAGGATGTGATCTTCCAGCAGGGATTCCTCACCAATAACAATGTCAGCATCACCGGTTCAGGTGAGAAAAACCGCTTCTACCTCGGTATCGGCTACACTTCCGAGGAGGGTAACATTAAATATGAGAAATACTCGCGGTTGACACTCAACCTGAGCAGCGAGTACAGCGTAAGTGAAGCACTACGCTTCGGCTATCAGGTGAACGCATCCAGGACCAACCCCACCGACGCCAAGGGAGTGAGCGGTGCCATCAGGGCAGCTCCCATCGCTCCGCTTTATGACGCAACTGAAGGTCTTATTCACACTCTTCCCGATTTTCAAAGGGCACAGGTCTGGAATCCCCTGATCGAGGTGGAGGCTAGGGCCAACCATGCCCAAGCACAGAACCACCGTGCGGCGGGAAACATCTACGGGGAGGTGGACTTCCTGGAACATTTCAGCTTCAAGAGCACCTTCTCGCTCGACTATGCAGTGAACGAATCCCGCAGCCTCAGCCCCATCATCACGGTCTACAACCCCGACATAGAGGGGGCGGAAAACCTCACCACGAGTGAGTCGGTATCACAGTCGAAATCGACCCGGACCGTGGCACAGAGTGACTACATCCTCACCTACAACAACTCCTTTGGTTATCACAACCTGACCGCCACCGCCGGTGTTACAACCAACTTCACCGAATACTCCTCTCTGGGCGGTTCGCGCAGCCAGAATATCGAAGAGATCATCTTCTCAGTTCCAAGCGATGACACCGACAAGTGGTGGATCTCTTCCCTTTCGAACAAATCGATGTCAAACAGTGGGAGTCAGTACAAGCGGTTCACCATGTCCTACTTATTGAGGGGGCTCTACAACTTTCAGAACCGATACCTCTTCAACGCCTCCTACCGGCGAGATGGTGCTTCAGTCTTTCGTTCGGTGGGCAACACCTGGGATGACTTCTACTCCTTCGGTGCCGGCTGGGTTGCCTCGGAAGAAGATTTCATGAAAGGTCTGGCACTGATCGACTACCTGAAGTTCAAGGGTTCCTGGGGTGTGCTGGGCAGTCAGAACACCGGCGGCTATAACTACCCCACCTACCCCCGCCTGCAAAGCTCCGGCAGTGCCGTCTTCGGCGACAACATCATCACCGGCTACTCGGTGCAGTATCTGCCCCAGGATCTCAATTGGGAGAAGACATACGCCTGGGAGGCTGGGGTCGAGGTCAACCTTCTCGACAACCGTCTGCGGATCGAACCGGTTTTCTACAACAAAACCACTCGCGACATCATCGTGATGCTGGCCGGTTTCTCCGGAGCCAAGAACTCATTGGAGAACCTGGGTGAGATACGAAACAGGGGTCTCGAACTCTCCGCCACCTGGAACGACCAGATTGGTAGCGACGGCCTTTCCTACTCGCTTGCAGGCAACTTCACCACCATTGATAACAAGGTGCTCTCACTCGGCCGTGGTCCAGAGGATGCCATCTTCGCCTCGGGCGGCATATCCCGTTCACTGGAAGGTTATCCCGTGGGACACTTCTTCGGATACAAAGTGGCTGGTGTCTACCAGAACAGGGAGGATGTGAAGACCTACTACCCCAACAGCGTGGGGAGTGTCGCACCGGGCGACCTCAAGTTCGAGGATATAAACAGAGATGGTGCCATCACACAGGAGGACCGCACCATGATCGGCAACCCGACACCCGACTTCTCCTATGGCCTCAGCCTCAACCTGGACTACCACAACTTCGACTTCGATGTCGAGATGATGGGGGTCTACGGAAATGAAATCTACCGCACATGGGATGACCCCACCTACGCACAGCTCAACTACCTGACCAATCGTATGGATCGCTGGAACGGCGAAGGAACCTCCAACTGGGAGCCAATACTCAACCCTTCCCGCTCCATCAACCTGATCAACTCCAACTACTTCATCGAGGATGGCAGTTTCTTCCGCATCCGCAACGTTCAGCTGGGCTACACCTTTGAAACTGAATTATTGCAGAGGGTATACCTCAAGTCGCTACGGCTCTTCGCCAACGTGCAGAATCTGAAGACCTGGACACGCAATACAGGCTATACCCCCGAGATTGGCGGCTCTGCACTCGCTTTCGGAATCGATGGCGGCACCTATCCCATGCCGATGATCTATACCTTTGGTCTGAACTTAACTTTTTAA